The Phyllopteryx taeniolatus isolate TA_2022b chromosome 9, UOR_Ptae_1.2, whole genome shotgun sequence genome contains a region encoding:
- the LOC133483540 gene encoding uncharacterized protein LOC133483540 — MDDLDHSMHIAEEDWSSFYQESEECCVPQPLLACPEGLCRLDSSVSATQSLQSLDENITTCVRVEVIQGVAGGREEDTAEDDKGQICNYIGIPLLRKEVKGEECIPEETKESIIQTLEAVVKDVARSLPTERETDVRRQGEVTNRVPPREEKERWFVTLSLNDSPLRRRACATPRKKKTKQKNTPQHDKSEVSKHMNAIPSQNMSNEKAGQKGPCDVVQNISEGTMRDGDMVQNLRERSLHSGQDIKENYKERTMQDDDLRQDNQEGTLHDDIVQNDGEGTPYDSDVLTNRREGTLHDGAMMQNNSREGPLHGDDTVHSDRRGILQNFTEVTMHDEDVQNNREGTVYQDHTAQEDNVEGTLRGDILQNNREGTLNEIIHFERVDSDEFEDSVEFFALHSSGSEIYLSAAESVDQDLFEEDSVENQPTECPTYSSSSSLLYSCNPIQSSESLQGRDPHAAVSNCDSSGDQAHVEPTWAFPLIGQRGDTPPTKSSSQAKADQPEVRTEQNLRPCSGDGHRSVPDVIVTPVADGPEAYVQAAGHTPCVYAISAFWDEMEKLTINDLLQLRMAKSPPPTEMSQSSSLVDPEEHHLTDGGLTDVSDAADSDYFTQPDDSKPDRSSWDFSACDFEDDYWQYLGVSRNTSPDQSCKSQQEEKDEEGGTSCQTPVPVEEPARQNLIPRRMKKNKSVQNVRAINTEDLSLQSLLHSDEKKSKWGIMNLKEGGRVGSTIAAPVQGDGLESFSESFITRGTAHNNVICVYDPEGISLAPVCEDMFCTCEQKMFLPTQSHKWKPIPIFSCSHPTIRELTLPKWNYPFLSADFLEEHAISPVQIVSHALQVAKNPSGKSLLSFGKVCFQDKGSNWCRRSDGWVFPAHSEEGDIVVPTVGGVSPQAPEQQRIVGTILRPVREGVSSALQQSDMCLVCIAFASWVLMSSDPESADAWKAALLANVSALSAIQYLRQMK, encoded by the exons ATGGATGACTTGGATCACAGCATGCACATTGCAGAGGAGGACTGGTCTAGCTTCTACCAGGAGAGCGAGGAGTGCTGTGTGCCGCAACCGCTGCTTGCCTGCCCTGAGGGCCTCTGCCGGCTGGACTCCTCGGTTTCAGCCACCCAGTCCCTGCAGAGCTTGgatgaaaatattacaacttgTGTTAGAGTGGAGGTCATTCAGGGTGTTGCAGGAGGACGTGAAGAGGATACAGCTGAAGATGATAAGGGTCAAATATGTAATTATATAGGAATCCCTCTTCTCAGAAAAGAGGTGAAGGGAGAAGAATGCATCCCTGAGGAGACCAAAGAAAGCATCATACAAACACTGGAGGCTGTTGTTAAAGACGTTGCTCGATCACTGCCAACAGAGCGGGAAACAGACGTGAGACGTCAGGGTGAGGTTACCAACAGAGTTCCTCCGAGAGAGGAGAAAGAGCGCTGGTTCGTCACGCTGTCGCTGAACGACAGTCCACTGCGGCGCCGGGCCTGCGCAActccaaggaaaaaaaaaactaaacaaaaaaacacacctcaACATGATAAAAGTGAAGTGAGTAAACATATGAATGCAATACCAAGTCAAAACATGAGTAACGAGAAGGCAGGGCAGAAAGGGCCTTGTGATGTAGTGCAAAACATTAGTGAGGGAACCATGCGTGATGGTGATATGGTACAAAACCTTAGAGAACGATCCCTTCATAGTGGACAAGATATAAAGGAAAACTACAAAGAAAGAACAATGCAGGACGACGATTTAAGGCAGGACAACCAAGAAGGAACCCTGCATGATGATATTGTGCAAAACGATGGCGAAGGAACCCCGTACGATAGTGATGTATTGACAAACCGTAGAGAGGGAACCCTACATGATGGTGCAATGATGCAGAACAATAGTAGAGAAGGACCATTGCATGGTGATGATACTGTACATAGCGATAGAAGGGGAATCCTTCAAAACTTTACAGAAGTAACCATGCATGATGAAGATGTGCAAAACAATAGAGAAGGAACCGTTTATCAAGATCATACCGCGCAAGAAGACAATGTAGAAGGAACCCTGCGTGGTGATATACTGCAAAACAACAGAGAAGGAACcttaaatgaaatcattcatTTTGAAAGAGTGGACTCAGATGAGTTTGAGGACAGTGTTGAGTTCTTCGCCCTTCACAGTTCTGGTTCTGAAATATATCTCTCGGCTGCTGAATCAGTGGATCAGGATCTCTTCGAGGAGGATTCAGTTGAAAACCAGCCAACAGAGTGCCCAACCTattcctcatcatcatcattattgtaCAGCTGTAATCCAATTCAGAGTTCTGAGAGCCTGCAAGGCAGAGATCCCCATGCAGCAGTCAGTAACTGTGACAGTTCTGGTGACCAAGCTCATGTTGAGCCCACATGGGCCTTTCCATTGATTGGCCAAAGAGGTGACACACCTCCAACTAAGAGCTCCAGCCAGGCTAAAGCGGATCAGCCCGAAgtcagaacagaacagaacctTAGACCGTGTAGTGGCGATGGTCATCGTTCCGTTCCCGATGTCATCGTCACCCCTGTGGCCGACGGCCCTGAAGCGTACGTCCAAGCCGCGGGCCACACGCCGTGCGTCTACGCCATCTCGGCCTTCTGGGATGAAATGGAAAAGTTAACCATAAATGACCTTTTACAGCTGAGGATGGCAAAAAGCCCGCCTCCCACGGAGATGTCACAAAGCAGCTCTCTAGTGGACCCCGAGGAGCATCATTTGACGGACGGAGGCCTAACGGATGTGTCCGACGCTGCCGACTCGGACTATTTCACACAGCCGGATGACTCCAAGCCTGACCGATCCAGCTGGGATTTCTCTGCGTGCGACTTTGAAGACGACTATTGGCAATATTTGGGCGTTAGCAGGAACACCAGTCCTGATCAGAGCTGCAAAAGCCAGCAGGAGGAGAAAGATGAGGAAGGGGGAACAAGTTGTCAGACCCCAGTACCAGTCGAGGAACCCGCAAGACAAAACCTAATCCCCAGAcggatgaagaaaaacaaaagtgtgcaAAATGTACGAGCTATCAACACAGAGGATTTATCGTTACAGTCACTTTTACACAGTGATGAGAAGAAGTCCAAGTGGGGAATCATGAATTTAAAAGAAGGAGGCCGTGTGGGATCGACAATAGCAGCACCTGTCCAAGGAGATGGTCTGGAATCTTTCTCAGAATCCTTCATCACACGAGGAACGGCACACAATAATGTCATTTGCGTATATGATCCCGAAGGCATCTCATTAGCTCCAGTTTGTGAGGATATGTTTTGTACATGTGAGCAAAAGATGTTCTTACCAACCCAGAGCCACAAGTGGAAACCCATCCCAATCTTCTCCTGCTCCCATCCGACCATCAGAGAACTCACCCTCCCCAAATGGAATTACCCATTTTTAAGTGCAGACTTCCTGGAAGAGCACGCCATTTCCCCTGTCCAAATTGTCTCGCACGCTCTCCAGGTCGCTAAAAATCCAAGTGGGAAGAGTTTACTGTCATTCGGGAAAGTCTGCTTCCAAGACAAAGGCAGCAACTGGTGCAGAAGGTCTGATGGGTGGGTGTTCCCCGCCCACAGTGAGGAGGGCGATATCGTTGTTCCCACAGTGGGAGGAGTTTCGCCTCAGGCACCTGAGCAGCAAAGGATTGTGGGAACAATACTGAGACCAG TGCGAGAGGGCGTCTCGTCTGCGCTGCAGCAGTCTGACATGTGTTTGGTTTGCATCGCATTTGCCTCTTGGGTACTGATGTCATCAGATCCAGAGTCTGCTGATGCCTGGAAAGCAG CTCTGCTTGCAAACGTGAGCGCACTCTCAGCAATCCAGTATCTGCGACAGATGAAGTGA
- the c9h1orf159 gene encoding uncharacterized protein C1orf159 homolog isoform X3 — protein MRQPCLILFAPPTSTPHLLPKGSNMALSFLLVLAATVILIRPETPVTKALHHNSLECCSEKLKTNSSCSNDTRCEPGCFFRVLEGSNTVCILCEPAAVDSENITTCTYNYTMDRKNHTTVTTVMPKIAFIFQPSETAVMIPSSTARKQRYVRRERPSATSSGAIIPTASTTRVHNV, from the exons ATGCGCCAGCCTTGTTTGATTCTTTTTGCCCCACCCACCTCCACCCCACACCTCCTCCCCAAGGGCTCAAACATGGCTCTGTCATTCCTTTTGGTCTTGGCAGCAACAGTGATTCTTATCAGACCAGAGACACCTGTAACCAAG GCTCTACATCATAACTCACTGGAGTGCTGCAGTGAGAAACTAAAGACGAACAGCTCGTGCTCAAACGACACTCGCTGCGAACCAG GATGCTTCTTCCGTGTCCTTGAGGGCAGCAACACTGTTTGCATATTGTGTGAGCCTGCTGCCGTAGACTCGGAGAACATAACGACCTGCACCTACA ACTATACAATGGACAGGAAAAACCATACCACAGTCACAACTGTAATGCCTAAAATTG CCTTTATATTCCAACCAAGTGAGACG GCTGTCATGATTCCTTCTTCTACAG CGAGAAAACAAAGATACGTTCGACGGGAGCGTCCCTCCGCGACATCCAGTGGTGCCATCATACCCACCGCCTCCACCACGAGGGTCCACAACGTGTAG
- the c9h1orf159 gene encoding uncharacterized protein C1orf159 homolog isoform X1: MRQPCLILFAPPTSTPHLLPKGSNMALSFLLVLAATVILIRPETPVTKALHHNSLECCSEKLKTNSSCSNDTRCEPGCFFRVLEGSNTVCILCEPAAVDSENITTCTYNYTMDRKNHTTVTTVMPKIGGAGVAASLLLGTLLISLFLILSVASFFYLKRSHRLPNIFYRRNKAFIFQPSETAVMIPSSTARKQRYVRRERPSATSSGAIIPTASTTRVHNV, from the exons ATGCGCCAGCCTTGTTTGATTCTTTTTGCCCCACCCACCTCCACCCCACACCTCCTCCCCAAGGGCTCAAACATGGCTCTGTCATTCCTTTTGGTCTTGGCAGCAACAGTGATTCTTATCAGACCAGAGACACCTGTAACCAAG GCTCTACATCATAACTCACTGGAGTGCTGCAGTGAGAAACTAAAGACGAACAGCTCGTGCTCAAACGACACTCGCTGCGAACCAG GATGCTTCTTCCGTGTCCTTGAGGGCAGCAACACTGTTTGCATATTGTGTGAGCCTGCTGCCGTAGACTCGGAGAACATAACGACCTGCACCTACA ACTATACAATGGACAGGAAAAACCATACCACAGTCACAACTGTAATGCCTAAAATTG GCGGTGCAGGCGTGGCCGCCTCGCTTCTTCTTGGAACGCTGTTGATCAGCCTATTTTTGATCCTCTCTGTCGCCTCCTTCTTCTACCTCAAACGCTCCCATCGACTCCCAAATATCTTCTACCGCCGCAACAAGG CCTTTATATTCCAACCAAGTGAGACG GCTGTCATGATTCCTTCTTCTACAG CGAGAAAACAAAGATACGTTCGACGGGAGCGTCCCTCCGCGACATCCAGTGGTGCCATCATACCCACCGCCTCCACCACGAGGGTCCACAACGTGTAG
- the c9h1orf159 gene encoding uncharacterized protein C1orf159 homolog isoform X2, which translates to MALSFLLVLAATVILIRPETPVTKALHHNSLECCSEKLKTNSSCSNDTRCEPGCFFRVLEGSNTVCILCEPAAVDSENITTCTYNYTMDRKNHTTVTTVMPKIGGAGVAASLLLGTLLISLFLILSVASFFYLKRSHRLPNIFYRRNKAFIFQPSETAVMIPSSTARKQRYVRRERPSATSSGAIIPTASTTRVHNV; encoded by the exons ATGGCTCTGTCATTCCTTTTGGTCTTGGCAGCAACAGTGATTCTTATCAGACCAGAGACACCTGTAACCAAG GCTCTACATCATAACTCACTGGAGTGCTGCAGTGAGAAACTAAAGACGAACAGCTCGTGCTCAAACGACACTCGCTGCGAACCAG GATGCTTCTTCCGTGTCCTTGAGGGCAGCAACACTGTTTGCATATTGTGTGAGCCTGCTGCCGTAGACTCGGAGAACATAACGACCTGCACCTACA ACTATACAATGGACAGGAAAAACCATACCACAGTCACAACTGTAATGCCTAAAATTG GCGGTGCAGGCGTGGCCGCCTCGCTTCTTCTTGGAACGCTGTTGATCAGCCTATTTTTGATCCTCTCTGTCGCCTCCTTCTTCTACCTCAAACGCTCCCATCGACTCCCAAATATCTTCTACCGCCGCAACAAGG CCTTTATATTCCAACCAAGTGAGACG GCTGTCATGATTCCTTCTTCTACAG CGAGAAAACAAAGATACGTTCGACGGGAGCGTCCCTCCGCGACATCCAGTGGTGCCATCATACCCACCGCCTCCACCACGAGGGTCCACAACGTGTAG